CGACGTGACCCTCGTCACCGTCGGGGGCTGGGTTCTCGAGCTGGACCACCCGAAAGAGGCCCTGGAGACCCTTTTTCACGAACTCCGGCACGCCTACCAGTTCCAGTACGTGGCCGCGGCGGTGTCCGCGCAGGGCCAGGGGGAGACGAACTTCGACCTCGCCACAGCGGCCCACTGGCAGCAGGCCATGCACACCTACAGCCAGCGCCTCCACACGTACGTGAACAGCAGCATCGAGCACGACGCGGACCGGCACGCCAAGGATCTGCTCAACCAGATCTACGTCCGGTAGCGGTCTGGGGACCCGCTGTGGGAGAGTGACCCGTCACGGGGACCGGGTGAACTCGAGACGGCCCTCGGTCTCCGGGCTGGCGCCACCCGTTCAGGGCGCGGGAGCGGCGGGGTAGAGCGTGGCGCCCCGCCGGAGTGCTCCCGCCACCCGCTCCCGCAGGTCTGGCGGGGCGATGACCTCCACGTCGCCGCCCCAGCCCAGCACCCAGGGCACGAGTTCCAGCCAATTGCCCACCTGAAGGATGACCCGGGTGTGGCCGGAGCTCAGGGTCACCGTCGGCTCGGCGAGGGCGCCGAAGTACTCCTCGGCGATCCGTTCGCGCACCGCCGGGCTGAAGAACAGTTCCACCCGGGTGGGTTCCCCGGGCATGATGCCCCAAGCACTGGACAGGAAGCGCAGCGGGTGAAAGTCCTCGGGGATGTCATAGGTGTGGGCAGTGAGGGTGGGCTGCCGCATGCGCGACAGGCGGTAGACGTAGGGCTGCCGCTCCTCCCGCAGGCGGTTGACGCCGATGGCGTAGGCCTCGCGGTTCCGGGCGTTCACCTCGATGAAGTAGATCTCCAGTTCGACCCGGGTGGCGCGGCGTTGCGACTGGTAGGTGCAGCTCAGCACCCGGCCGTCCAGCCACGCTTGCGCCGCCACCTCGAAGACCAGCGAGCCCCGCCCGCCCCGGCGCGCCTTGTACACCTCGTTGGCCTGCAGGGCCACCCGCCTCGCCCGTTCCGGCAGGTCCTGCGCCAGCTTCTCGAGGGCCGCGAGGTAGTGCTCGTTGTACTCGGCGGCGTGGTGAAAGAGCATCCGGGCAGCGCTGTACACCGCGAGGGCCTGCACCGGGTTGAGCTCCCCAGACCGCCGCCGCTGGCGGTAGCGGCCCTCGGCCGTGATTTCGATCTCGCCCTGGGCCACCAGCTCGGCGAGGTCACGTTGCACCGAGCGGCGCTTGCGGGGCTCGAGGTGCAGGCGCTGCACGATCTCGGCGGTGGTGCACTCCGCCTGCTCCAGCAGGTGGGCGACCGCCCGCAGCCGCCGGGTCTTGGTGTCGAGTTCCATGACGCTCCCTCCCAGCCTACTGCGCCGCGTCGCAGACCTGACGGAACGCGCAGAAGCGGCACCGCTCGGCACTGGGGGTCGGAGCGAAGTCATGGGCCTGCACGCCCGCCGTCATGCGCCGTGTCTCGTTCCGGGCGTGCTCGAGGTCCTGGGCAGAGAGGTCATGCAGCAGGTCGTGCCGCAGGTAGGCAAGGCTGGCCCGTGAGGCGCCGGTGGCCTCGAGATACAGGGCGAGTTGCGGCGCGTGATGGGCCGGGTGGACCTGCCGGTCCGTCTTGAAGTCGACGATCCAGTCCCCGTAGTGCGCGTCGATGACGCCTTCGAAGACCAGGCCGTCCAGGGTGTGCGTGATGGGCACTTCCCGCTGCGGGACGGACCCGGCGAGGGCCGCGTAGGCGGGCCCGCGCAGCTTCCCGCTCAGGGCCGCGACCTCCTGCCGCTGGGCGAGGCTCAGGTGGGCGAAATGCGCGAGCACCTGCGCCTCGGTGAGGTCAAGTTCGATGGCCTGGTGCACGGCCGATCCGACCAGCGCACCCGACACCCCTCCCTCCCGCACCTGGGTCTCGGGTTCCCACAGGTGGGTGAAGGGAGGTCGGCCGGTGACGTACCGAAACGAGAAGGCCCGGGGACAATTCAAGTAGACGCCGATGGACGTCACGGGGAGCGTCTCGGGGAGCGCGACTCCCGAGGCTGCCACCCCCGCGTGGACAGCGCCGCCGCGACGGCGGGGCTGCGGGGCCGGGCGGGGAATCTGACCGGGCGCGTAGGCGAAGCGGGCCACGTCCGCCTCGGGAAAGAGGCCCGCGAGTCGCTGGGCCTCGGCCAGCTGGCCGGCCCTGGCGGTGACCGTCAGGATCAGGCTGTCCGCTGCGCGGGTCAGGGCCACGTACAGGATGCGCTCGTGCTCGGCGGCCCGCCGCTCGGCCTGCAGGTCTTGCAGGCGGCGGTGCGGCTCCGGCTGCTGCTCGGGTTTCAGGCCGGGCACGCGCAGGGCGAGGCCGCGCTCGGCGTCCATCAGCAGGGGCGCGCTGTCGGCCCGTCCCTGGGCGAGCAGGTCCGGCACGATCACCACTGGGAACTCCAGGCCCTTGCTGCCGTGGATGGTCATCACCTGCACCGCGTCGTCGGAGGCGAGTTGGGCCTCGGGGATGGGGAGGTCCAGCCGCAGGGCGTCTTCCAACGCCTGTGCCGCCGCCTGCACGGTGCCCTGCCCGCGGGCCGCCCAAGCGTGCAGCAGCGCGAGAAAGGCGTCCAGGTTGGCGAGGCGGCGCGCGCCGTCGGGCAGGCTGGCCATCACGGCGGCGTGCCCGCTCTCCTCCAGCGCGCGGGTGAGCAGAGCGCTGGCGCCGCGACTGTCGCGGGCTTCGAGGAGGCGCGCGAGCAGGGAAGGGACCCGGCCTGCCCCCTGCAGGGCCGACCACAGGCTCTGCGCCCCGGCGCGGTGTCCAGCGGCCTCGAGGAGTTCTTCGTCGGACCAGCCGACGAGCGGGCTGCGCAATACCGCGGCGAGCGCGAGGTCGTGGCCCGGGCGGGCGAGAAAGAGCAGCAACTGCGTGAGGTCGCGCACCTCGGGGCGCCGGAGGAGGCCCCGGCCCCCCTGCACCGTGTAGGGAATGCCAGCGTGGAACAGCGCGCCCTCGTACGTGCCCAGGTGCGTGCGGGCGCGCAGCAGCACCGCGATGTCCCGGTACCGCAGGGGCCTGGGCGTCCCCCCGCCCACGACGACCCGGCCCTCGCCCATCAGGCTCTGGATGCGGTGGGCGATCAGGTTGGCCTCCGCCGACCGCAGCAGGGGCTGGGCTTCCGGGCCGCCGACCACGTGAATCTCGCAGGCCGGGCCGGGTGTGGGCGGCTCCTCACGGTGGGCGGTGAGCGGCGTGAAGGTGGCGGCGGTCGAGGTGGGGCCGGCCGGGCCCGGCATAAAGGCCCGGAAAAAGGTGTTGACCACCTCCACGAGCCCCCGGTGTGACCGGAAGGAACGGCTGAGGGCCCGGCTCTCCCCGCCCGACTGCACGATCTGCTCACGCGCCGCGCGGAAGAGGCGGACGTCGGCGCCGCGAAAGGCGTAGATGCTCTGCTTCTCATCCCCGACGACCGTGAGGTTCGCCCCGCCTGCGCTCAGGGCATTCAGGATCTGCCACTGCAACGGGCTGGTGTCTTGAAACTCGTCGACGAATAGTGCCCTCCAGCGCTCGGTGTAGTGCTCGCGCACGTGCAGGAAGGACAGGGCCCGCGCGGCGAGGCGCTCGAGGTCGGCAAAGGTCAGGACCTCCTGCTCGGCCTTGAGGGCGTCCAACCTCGCCTCCACGCGCCGGTACAGGCCCTCCAGCACGGGAACGGCCTGAAGCTGCCAGAGCTCACCCTCCAGGGCGCCGTCCGGGGCGGCCAGCTCCCGGAGGCGGTTCACCGCGCGCAACACCGGATCCTTGGCCGCGCCCCAGGCTTTGGCGTTGCCGGCATTGCTGCGCACGCCCGCAAGGGCCGCGTGCATGGCCGCTTGCCGGGTCGCCGGGCTGCCGGTCACGGCGGCCGCGCCCAGCGCCGCGCGCCGGGCCTGCTCCAGCGGGTCGTCCGGAACAGGGCAGACGTGGGCCGCCAGCACCTGCAGGCACCGGTCCCAAACCCCCTCGACCTCCGCTGCCCTCTGCGCCAAGCGCGCTTCCAGGCCGGCCTTGTTCTCCTCGTAGGCCGAGAGGGAGACCCGCAGGGCGTCCTCAGCCCGCTGGGGATCACGCAGCATCAGCGTGACGGCCCCCTGGGCCACCGCGGCGGGCAGGTGGCCGAAGGCCTCCACCTCGATCTCCCCGAGGAGGTCCGGCAGGGTATGGTCGAGCCACACGGCCGCCTCCGCCTCGTCGAGCACCCTGAAGCGCAGCCCGGCCCCACTCTCGACGGGATGGTCCCGGATGATGCGGGCACACAGCGCGTGGATGGTGCTGATCTGCGCGAGTGGCAGGGCGCGGGCGGCTGCGACCACGACCGGCTGCCCGTGTCGGTGCGCCTCCTCATCCAGCAGCCCCTGCAGGCGGCCGCGCAGTTCCGCGGCGGCCGCCTCGGTAAAGGTCACGGCGACGAGCTCCTCGGCCCGCAGCCCCCCGCCCAGCAGCCCGAGCAGGCGCCGGGTCAGCACGAAGGTCTTGCCGCTGCCGGCCCCGGCGGCGATCGCGATGCTGCCCCGGTACTCGCTGATCCAGGCCTGTTCGCGGGTGAGGGTCACGCCGGTTCCCCGCTGCGGAAGGTTTGAAAACGGCAGAGGGCCTGAACGTCGCAGAACTGGCAGGCCTGGGCCTCAGGGTCCGGCTTCGCGCGAAAGTCACCCGCCAGCAGGTCGGCCCGCATGCCGCGCAGGAAGACCTGAACCTCCTCCCGGGCGGCCGACCAGGACGTCTTGGGGCTGGGTTGCCCCGGCCCCGTGGCGTGCAGCACCTTGGCCCTCCTGAGGCTGAAGTACCGGCCCACGGCCGCTCCCGTAAGTTCGAGGTACACGGGCAGCTGGACCTCGGTGTTCAGCCGCCCGCCCTGGTCCCGCACGCGGCCGATGTGGCTGCTCAGCTTGTAGTCGGTGACGATGCGCTGCCCGGTCGCCGCGAGGTCCACCCGGTCGGCGTACCCTCGAAAGGCCCAGGGCTGGCCCTCGACGGACACGTGCCCTTCCAACTCCTGTTCGAGCGCCTCCACCCGGTGGCCCGCCGGCAGGAAGTCGGGCGCGCGCACGGCTCCCTGAAGCAGGGCGACGTGGTCCCCGCGCTCCACGTGCCACATCGGCCCGAGGTCAACCTCCCCGCGCCCGACGAGTTCCGCGGCCGCCTCATCGAGGGCAGAGGGGACCCGCCGGGCCAGATCGTCCGGGCTCGGTGCCGGCTCCCCCACAAAGGGCCGAAGCAGCTTCTCGAGCGCGAGGTGGTAGAGGCTGCCGCGCCCCAGCGGGTCCAGGCCACGGTGTGGTTGTGCCGGGGGCCCGAGGCGCATCACCTTGTCCACGAACCAGCGGTACCGGCAGGCGCCGAACGCGTGAAGTTGGCTCGCGCTCCACGTCCACGTGTCGGGGTTCACGACGCCCGGGAAGCGGGGCCCCTGGTCCACGCCGTGCTCCCGCACCTCCTCGAGGCGGGCCGCCGACGTGACGCGGTCGTCGTTCAGGGTGCCGGTCCTGGCCCGCAGGATACGCTCCTCCTGAGTGGTTCCCGCGTACACTTCCGCCGGCAGTTCGCCAACGGGGAAGGCCTGCAGGAAGGGGCTGGGGGACGCGAGCTTGCCACCGCCGACGACTTCCGGCCGGGTCAGGGTCAGGCGGTCCCGGGCACACGCCAGGGCGTGGAAGAACAGGGCCTGCTCAATGGCCTGCGACTCGATGCCGCCGGGCAGGTAGACGCCCGTCTGCGACCAGAAGGCCCGCAAG
This window of the Deinococcus aestuarii genome carries:
- a CDS encoding helix-turn-helix transcriptional regulator, which encodes MELDTKTRRLRAVAHLLEQAECTTAEIVQRLHLEPRKRRSVQRDLAELVAQGEIEITAEGRYRQRRRSGELNPVQALAVYSAARMLFHHAAEYNEHYLAALEKLAQDLPERARRVALQANEVYKARRGGRGSLVFEVAAQAWLDGRVLSCTYQSQRRATRVELEIYFIEVNARNREAYAIGVNRLREERQPYVYRLSRMRQPTLTAHTYDIPEDFHPLRFLSSAWGIMPGEPTRVELFFSPAVRERIAEEYFGALAEPTVTLSSGHTRVILQVGNWLELVPWVLGWGGDVEVIAPPDLRERVAGALRRGATLYPAAPAP
- a CDS encoding UvrD-helicase domain-containing protein, coding for MTLTREQAWISEYRGSIAIAAGAGSGKTFVLTRRLLGLLGGGLRAEELVAVTFTEAAAAELRGRLQGLLDEEAHRHGQPVVVAAARALPLAQISTIHALCARIIRDHPVESGAGLRFRVLDEAEAAVWLDHTLPDLLGEIEVEAFGHLPAAVAQGAVTLMLRDPQRAEDALRVSLSAYEENKAGLEARLAQRAAEVEGVWDRCLQVLAAHVCPVPDDPLEQARRAALGAAAVTGSPATRQAAMHAALAGVRSNAGNAKAWGAAKDPVLRAVNRLRELAAPDGALEGELWQLQAVPVLEGLYRRVEARLDALKAEQEVLTFADLERLAARALSFLHVREHYTERWRALFVDEFQDTSPLQWQILNALSAGGANLTVVGDEKQSIYAFRGADVRLFRAAREQIVQSGGESRALSRSFRSHRGLVEVVNTFFRAFMPGPAGPTSTAATFTPLTAHREEPPTPGPACEIHVVGGPEAQPLLRSAEANLIAHRIQSLMGEGRVVVGGGTPRPLRYRDIAVLLRARTHLGTYEGALFHAGIPYTVQGGRGLLRRPEVRDLTQLLLFLARPGHDLALAAVLRSPLVGWSDEELLEAAGHRAGAQSLWSALQGAGRVPSLLARLLEARDSRGASALLTRALEESGHAAVMASLPDGARRLANLDAFLALLHAWAARGQGTVQAAAQALEDALRLDLPIPEAQLASDDAVQVMTIHGSKGLEFPVVIVPDLLAQGRADSAPLLMDAERGLALRVPGLKPEQQPEPHRRLQDLQAERRAAEHERILYVALTRAADSLILTVTARAGQLAEAQRLAGLFPEADVARFAYAPGQIPRPAPQPRRRGGAVHAGVAASGVALPETLPVTSIGVYLNCPRAFSFRYVTGRPPFTHLWEPETQVREGGVSGALVGSAVHQAIELDLTEAQVLAHFAHLSLAQRQEVAALSGKLRGPAYAALAGSVPQREVPITHTLDGLVFEGVIDAHYGDWIVDFKTDRQVHPAHHAPQLALYLEATGASRASLAYLRHDLLHDLSAQDLEHARNETRRMTAGVQAHDFAPTPSAERCRFCAFRQVCDAAQ